From the Mustelus asterias chromosome 22, sMusAst1.hap1.1, whole genome shotgun sequence genome, one window contains:
- the LOC144509911 gene encoding lysophosphatidic acid receptor 6 translates to MNNSVESSTDVNCHLEANFQYYLFPVVYSIVFILGLTGNVLALCLLTKRMKKASPSYVYITNLAVVDIIYICTLPFRIYYHIKKNDWPFGDIMCRITGTFYFANIYISVIFLSLICLDRYIAVVHPRRYIRMRNTHFSTLGTVLVWACSLTIMLSLVLSGSLNSTFKNNTTACFENFDPETLSKRMAAYNIVALVFGFIIPFTIIVVFYPLAAKKIAQLKRSAFSEKALTMIRVILVISVLCFVPYHVTHLFHFLARLQLIRNCAFSSFLYKFRRITMALASLNSCLDPLIYYFATTHFKLRYSRKKRSIQQVINLHRQTKSAQQVSTISWQKSEL, encoded by the coding sequence ATGAACAACTCAGTAGAATCTTCCACAGACGTGAATTGCCATCTTGAAGCTAATTTCCAGTACTATTTATTTCCAGTGGTCTACAGCATTGTGTTCATCCTGGGCTTGACTGGGAATGTTTTGGCTTTATGTTTACTGACCAAGAGAATGAAGAAAGCCTCCCCATCCTATGTGTACATCACGAACCTGGCTGTCGTAGACATCATTTACATTTGTACCTTGCCCTTCCGTATCTACTACCACATAAAAAAAAACGATTGGCCCTTTGGAGACATAATGTGCCGGATTACGGGCACCTTCTACTTTGCTAACATATACATCAGCGTCATTTTTCTCAGCCTTATTTGTCTGGACCGATACATCGCGGTGGTCCACCCGAGACGATACATCAGGATGAGAAACACGCACTTCTCCACGTTGGGCACGGTTCTGGTGTGGGCGTGCTCCTTGACCATCATGCTCTCCTTGGTCCTCAGCGGGTCACTAAATAGCACCTTCAAAAACAACACCACAGCTTGCTTCGAGAACTTTGACCCCGAGACCCTGAGCAAGAGGATGGCAGCCTATAACATTGTGGCTCTCGTGTTTGGTTTCATCATCCCCTTCACGATCATCGTCGTATTTTACCCTTTGGCGGCCAAGAAAATAGCCCAGCTTAAACGCAGTGCCTTCAGTGAAAAGGCTCTGACGATGATCCGGGTCATTTTGGTGATCTCCGTTCTTTGTTTTGTCCCTTACCACGTCACCCATCTTTTCCATTTCCTTGCTCGCCTGCAACTTATTCGGAACTGTGCCTTCAGCAGCTTCCTCTACAAGTTCAGACGGATTACCATGGCCTTAGCCAGCCTCAACAGCTGCTTAGACCCTCTGATATACTACTTTGCAACCACCCATTTTAAGTTGCGTTACAGTCGAAAGAAGAGATCCATTCAGCAAGTTATAAATCTCCACAGACAAACAAAATCGGCCCAGCAGGTTAGCACTATATCCTGGCAGAAAAGTGAACTCTGA